A section of the Desulfobaccales bacterium genome encodes:
- the rpsB gene encoding 30S ribosomal protein S2 — translation MSYVTMKELLEAGVHFGHQTRRWNPKMGPYIFGARNGIHIIDLQKTVQFFKVAYNYVIETVANGGIVLFVGTKKQAQDAIKEEATRCGMFYVNHRWLGGMLTNFQTISRSIARLKEFEAMKEDGTLKRFPKKEVLVMEKKAAKLERSLGGIKNMGRLPDIVYVVDPRKEDIAVAEGRKTGVSLLAIVDSNCDPTEIDYPIPGNDDAIRAIRLLTSRVADAALEGKKLAEERRQAITDKELAEAEAEMPAEAAPAPEVAEAPEA, via the coding sequence ATGTCATACGTCACCATGAAGGAATTGCTGGAAGCCGGGGTCCACTTCGGCCACCAGACCCGCCGCTGGAACCCCAAGATGGGTCCTTACATCTTCGGCGCCCGGAACGGCATCCACATCATCGACCTGCAAAAAACCGTCCAGTTTTTTAAAGTCGCCTACAATTACGTGATCGAAACCGTCGCCAACGGCGGCATCGTCTTGTTCGTGGGCACCAAGAAACAGGCCCAGGACGCCATCAAGGAAGAGGCGACGCGCTGCGGCATGTTCTATGTTAACCATCGTTGGCTCGGGGGCATGCTCACCAACTTTCAGACCATCAGCCGTTCCATCGCCCGCCTTAAAGAGTTCGAGGCCATGAAAGAAGATGGGACCTTAAAGCGCTTCCCCAAGAAAGAAGTCCTCGTGATGGAAAAGAAGGCCGCCAAGCTGGAACGTTCCCTGGGCGGCATCAAAAATATGGGCCGCCTGCCGGATATCGTCTATGTTGTGGACCCCCGCAAGGAAGACATCGCGGTGGCGGAAGGCCGCAAAACGGGCGTCTCGCTCTTGGCCATCGTGGACAGCAACTGCGACCCCACGGAAATCGATTATCCCATTCCGGGTAACGACGACGCCATCCGCGCCATTCGTCTGCTCACCTCCCGGGTAGCCGATGCGGCGTTGGAGGGCAAGAAGCTGGCCGAGGAACGCCGCCAGGCCATCACCGACAAGGAGTTGGCCGAAGCGGAGGCCGAGATGCCGGCCGAAGCAGCCCCGGCCCCGGAAGTAGCCGAGGCGCCGGAAGCCTAG
- a CDS encoding metallophosphoesterase gives MKFIHISDLHFHRDERDNEDAIILLQFIKQHYPEHKLIVTGDISDDGHEEQFDRAYEALEPFKDDIFIAPGNHDFGAAGNFYSRERAERFDEMLSLPLQQGGTFTGDLTPVVNFITDEHDKIMLIALDSNLETDHPFDFACGEVGERQLSFLNTILLDPFLSDRTKILFFHHHPFIHNDPFLELKDARELIRTIYQRVDIVCFGHKHASELWKNINGIQYFLASDNSPGKDWAREIDITQGVITVKDIPISSTAA, from the coding sequence ATGAAATTCATCCACATCAGTGATCTTCATTTTCATCGGGATGAAAGAGACAATGAAGATGCAATAATTCTGCTTCAATTTATTAAGCAACATTACCCGGAACATAAACTCATTGTAACGGGTGATATTTCCGACGATGGCCATGAGGAACAATTTGACCGGGCTTATGAAGCCTTGGAACCTTTTAAAGATGATATCTTTATCGCCCCCGGAAACCATGATTTTGGGGCAGCAGGGAATTTCTATAGTAGAGAGCGGGCAGAGCGGTTTGACGAGATGCTTAGCCTCCCTTTACAACAAGGCGGAACCTTTACAGGAGACCTCACACCAGTAGTCAATTTTATCACGGATGAACACGATAAAATAATGCTGATCGCCCTGGACAGCAACCTGGAGACTGACCACCCTTTTGATTTTGCTTGTGGTGAGGTAGGAGAGAGGCAACTGTCCTTTTTGAATACAATTCTCCTGGACCCATTTCTGTCTGATAGGACAAAAATCTTGTTTTTCCATCACCATCCGTTCATACATAATGACCCTTTTTTGGAATTAAAAGATGCGCGGGAATTGATCCGCACTATCTATCAAAGGGTTGATATTGTATGTTTCGGCCACAAACATGCTTCAGAATTATGGAAAAACATTAATGGCATACAATATTTCTTAGCTTCAGACAATTCACCCGGCAAAGATTGGGCTAGGGAAATCGATATTACGCAAGGGGTTATAACCGTAAAAGACATCCCAATTAGCTCAACTGCAGCATAA